From Suncus etruscus isolate mSunEtr1 chromosome 6, mSunEtr1.pri.cur, whole genome shotgun sequence, one genomic window encodes:
- the MAGOH gene encoding protein mago nashi homolog — MESDFYLRYYVGHKGKFGHEFLEFEFRPDGKLRYANNSNYKNDVMIRKEAYVHKSVMEELKRIIDDSEITKEDDALWPPPDRVGRQELEIVIGDEHISFTTSKIGSLIDVNQSKDPEGLRVFYYLVQDLKCLVFSLIGLHFKIKPI, encoded by the exons ATGGAGAGCGATTTTTATCTGCGGTACTACGTGGGTCACAAGGGTAAATTTGGTCACGAGTTCCTGGAGTTTGAGTTCCGACCCGACG GGAAATTGAGATACGCCAACAACAGCAATTACAAAAATGATGTCATGATCCGGAAAGAG GCTTATGTACATAAAAGTGTAATGGAGGAATTGAAAAGAATAATTGATGATAGTGAAATCACCAAGGAGGATGATGCCCTGTGGCCACCTCCTGACCGGGTGGGCCGACAG gaacttgAAATTGTCATTGGAGATGAACATATCTCCTTTACAACTTCAAAAATTGGTTCTCTTATTGATGTCAATCAATCCAA ggATCCAGAAGGCTTACGAGTATTTTATTACCTCGTTCAGGACCTGAAGTGTTTGGTCTTCAGTCTTATTGGATTACACTTTAAGATTAAACCAATCTAA
- the CZIB gene encoding CXXC motif containing zinc binding protein translates to MGRIALQLRASLENVTNLRPVGDDFRWFLKMKCGNCGEISDKWQYLRLMDTVPLKGGRGSASMVQKCKLCARENSIEILSSTIKPYNAENNEKFKTIVEFECRGLEPVDFQPQAGFAAEGVESGTAFGDINLQEKDWTDYDEKAQESVGIYEVTHQFVKC, encoded by the exons ATGGGG AGAATCGCGCTGCAGCTCCGAGCGTCGCTGGAGAACGTGACCAACCTCCGGCCCGTGGGCGACGACTTCCGCTGGTTCCTCAAG aTGAAATGTGGCAATTGCGGGGAGATCTCAGACAAGTGGCAGTACCTCCGGCTAATG GACACTGTGCCCCTGAAGGGAGGCCGAGGCAGTGCCTCCATGGTCCAGAAGTGCAAGCTGTGTGCGAGGGAAAACTCTATTG AGATTCTGAGCAGCACCATCAAGCCATACAAT GCTGAAAACAATGAGAAGTTTAAGACGATAGTGGAGTTTGAGTGCCGGGGCCTCGAGCCAGTGGATTTCCAGCCCCAG GCTGGCTTTGCAGCTGAGGGTGTGGAATCCGGGACAGCTTTTGGTGATATTAATCTACAAGAAAAG GACTGGACTGATTACGATGAAAAAGCTCAGGAGTCAGTAGGAATCTATGAGGTCACCCACCAGTTTGTGAAATGCtga